The Montipora foliosa isolate CH-2021 chromosome 6, ASM3666993v2, whole genome shotgun sequence genome includes the window TGAAAGTTCTTGCAATATTGAGCGTCGCCGATAAAACGGCCTTCTACATTCTCTCTAAGACGTGAGTAGTCTTTCGCCCAACCAATGATTGCACACTAATCTCTGTCCGACCACCCACCAAGCACATCCATGATGATGTTATACTGATGCACCTCATATCCTTTATATTTCTCCTTCAACTCCCACCTTAGCGGACCATgctttcatagtttttttcctCGCTCTTCTTCTCTCGATTACTAATCCATGGGCAACTCATCTCTATGGTCATGACTTTCTTGCTCACATGATTCACAACCCTCGCATCGACTCGGTTGGCTCGCACCTCCTGATGATCTGCATACACACAGGTACATACCACAAAGCTTCTACTTGTTCTGACTTGTACACCGGCTTTGGCATCACTGGCGAGTACGCCGGTGGTACTTCTTCAAGAAGATCTTGGTCACGTAAGATCTCGTAGAACAGGACTTTTAAAGCCATGTTATGTCTAAACAAATACTTGTTCTGAGCTAGTGCAGTACACCCGGCCAGGATGTGCGGGACACTTTCTTGGGCATGACcacactattattattattattattattattattattattattattattattattattattattattattattattattattattatcatcatcattattattactattttattttccctttctttgcttttttggtttcattaccTGATTCGTACTTCATACTTAGTTCAGTAAGTTATTTTTATatattgtaaaataatatttaattttatgagtcaaaccactgctcgcctcgaataGCTGTAGCAACTGCGAGCAGTGCTACATCATATTTTTTATGTTCCAAACTTTGCaataaacttgtaaaaatgataaacttgaacttgaacttgttgttcaagttcaagttttatTGCACACTGTTTGCAGAAAGCTAAATATAAGACACTATTCAATCATTACAGAAAAAAGTAGATTCAGCTGCCCAAAGTAGCCAATGAGCTTTCCAGTTGGTGTAATGTGGATATAAGCTGGCGTTGGCCGTCCATTAAGTATAGTTTGAATCACATTAATGACAAGTATCGTAAGAGAGGAAAGAAGGAATAGAGTTGTAGCACACATTCTGCATCGAATgcacttgtaagcaatgtttgAGGCAGGTTTTTGGCCTGGCCAGATAAGGCTTCTAAAAACGGCTTGATAAGCTCGAACCTCGGCGATCTTGAGCAAAATCGTTACAAAATCTTGGTTGTTTGTATAGTTTGTCAAGCGGTTTTGTGGCCGGCTATGCTCGGCCATGGTTGCTTATTTTAGAACTGAATTCATCATTTACTGTGGAAACTGTCCGCGCTAAATTAATACCTTTCGATTAGGCTTTTTTATGTGGAATGGATGTCCACTGCTTGGAGCTGCTTTGTTTAACCGTAAAATTACAGTAGAGTAAGCGAATTACTACGCTTGACCTTTAAATCATTagcttattaattttttctgtTGTTCTTATGAAacggaagagagagggtgtaaagataaCCATTcaaaacggaaaatgttgtcaacgagattactgtgcatgtaactGCGCATGCATGCAGTCTTAGTtgtttattaaaattaaatgttggttatttttgcaaggcttgttcGTTTATTtcagtcagctcagaggtgaatCTCTCGGCACTGTATTAAACTAATGATGATTTGTACTTGATGCAGAAGGCATATCTTTAGAAATGGTATTGCTCTCTGTATGAGAAATGGGAGCCCTGCTCTTAGGCTTGTCTAAATCTATATGACTATGAAATGATCCAAGTCCAagtttttacaattttgtttCGTAACATTCCTCGTTATGAGCTGGAAGTAGATCCTGACAAATTGCTTCCAATTCCAGTTTAGGAAGTCGATCTGTGAAGATCAAAGCCGCACCTTTAGCATCCTGTCTTCCTTGGTCCTGTTGtatctttgctgtttttagcCTTCTTAAACAAGATAAACTCAGCACCTGTCTAAACGCTGGGATTCTCAAAGCATAAATGATAGGATTTAAAAAAGAGTTAGCAACGCTCAAAGAGTAAACCATCCAGAAGGCGTGGAAAACTGTTGATGTGACTATGGTAAAATCAATAGCTTCTTCATTGGGGACACAATACGTGAAAATAATCAACGGAAACCACGAACACGCAGTCATTAGGGAAACCATTATCAGAGTTTTGGTCAAGCGTTGGCTTTTTTTCTGTTCAACTTGCGGAAAGTGAATATTACGGCGTTTGAAAGATCTCCAAATACTAATATTACAGCAGCAGACAATCAATAATGCCATTAGAAAAAAAGacataagaaaattaaaagccaATTTAATCGAACTTATAAAGAGCAATACAGTGAATACCGTGGATATAACCAAAGCTAGCGCCCATGAAATAAAAAGGACAACGCAGTATTCTCGTACTGCAATATTTCGATGCCTTAGTGGATATCGAATTGCGTGAAGTCTCTCCCCAGAAATCAAGGCTGCGAATATAATCGAGGCCAGAAGAAAGCCGTAAAAGaagatattttgaaaaatgtataGACCGTCATTCGAAGGTGGTGCCCATAAGTTGACCTGAGGCCCCAAATACAGGTAAATATCCCAAGGCACTTGTAGACCACCAAGAAGATCAGCAAACGCCAAGTTGATGACAATAAACAAGCTCTTCTTTCTCAGTTTCTTGTACAGTGCAAATAGCACAACCACAAGCAAGTTTCCTACAGCAATTAAGACAGTTTCTAAGGCCAAGATACAGCACCATACAATGCCCTCTGATTTGGACGGATCATTCAGAAATTTGAGAGCCATTTGGCCAGTAAAATTCCCCGCTGACTGGTTCTTCATCTTTTCTGGTTTTTgctcagaaagctagaaacatGAAAAAGGACCATATGGTTGTTGTTTAACCGTTCATGAAAAGCGAAAAATGCACACGGGCAGTAAATGCAAACTACGAGATCACTACTGTCAGCAAGCATACTCTATCATTGTCTAAGGGTAAAATAACCGCTGCGGCAATAATAGATtgtaaatagaggatattatacggtggcgagaagattagaattttatgttcgagtgggaAGAACAGATATTGTTCTTTCCAAGAGAAAATagaattcatatcttcgaggtaacgtgtaattttctttttattatatagaccATAAATATTGGCGGATTATATGAACCAAACTACATGTGAACTAGTTTTAAATAAACTTAATAAAAATTGGATTATTTTAATCATGAGATAGAAGTGTACCTTTCACAGCAAGCACGACTTTATTTTGATGATTGCTTGTAGTTTGCACAGGAGTTACATCCTCTATTTCCTTTGCCTTGTCGCCAACGTTCGAGAAATTCCACGATAATATTCAGCTCATACAGCGTTTTCTTTTCGATGTTCTCGTTCTTTTGTTGTTCGGAAAATGCATTTACATCTTCCTCACCTTGCGGCGGCCATTATTCCAAACGACGCCGGAATAAATTCATTCATCAAAGATTAAAAAAGCGAGAATCGTGATGCCCTTGCTCAATTTGAGCAATCGTATTACATACGAAAAATACACCACTCGTTTCCCGGGTGTAGTGGTCGTACTGAATCTACGAGTGTTTTAGTTCCAGGTGAAATACTCCCGTCCACATAATAATGAGTGATAATGTATGAAAACGGGTGGTAAAACCTGCTGTTAGATTCAATTTGGATCACGTAGATACATGCATAATCCATTTTGTCAGGAACCAACTTCcttcgttttgtttgtttatgtAATCACATGGgcccgagggcaattaaggaataatttcacgcgtattttcaaagcGGCGAGGGCAATTTGGATAACTTTAAAAATACTAATGAAATTTAATCCTTAATATTAATTACACGAgagcacattgcgattacatgtttatcacataaagggcaaattattgagggaagcccgttcagtgccgcgacaaatgacaatcagCCCGTTCccattcggttaaagttcaattcaataagtcgttgctgtcaacagaaatagggTTAAAATGTGtcttaaaaaaaatagtttaatCTGGAATCAGGATCATATAATCATGCCCTcctgattaccaaaagtgctgtcgtgattaaggaaaaatgccctccgtctcagccaatcagcattcagtaatctTGCCCCGTATGTGACAAATCAGATAATTGAGCGGGATTATTGATTAATCGGGattattaattaattcaaaTTAGAATTACATTGGATCATGCACTTGATGATAGTCATGTACAGCAAAAGCTGTAAAGCTTTATGCAAATTTAAGGACACTTTTTAGCTTAAAGTTCCATCTgagttattatttattatttaatttttacgggcattttttgaaagagaaacgaaatcTCCAATTCAGTCCTCCGAAAATCGAGTTCTTAGTTCAAATTAGTAGGCACAGTTGCCTTCAATATTCAGTCATCCGTACGATATCATGCCAGTGATAAAAACTTGTCCAAGATTAAGACTGAAAGAAAGCTTTACGGAACCTCTTCTCGATAGATCTCTGATTAAAGCCATCAATGACCGCGCGATTTTTGGCTTAACATCCATCTCAGTTCCAAGACACTTCTGAGTTGGTTTTATTTTCTTACATTTTCAAACCTTTATTCTCATTTTTAACTAAAGTCAATGTTATGTGTAAAATTCACTCCCTCTACGTCTATTTCTAGctgtattgatttttttttgttatcgtGTTGCTAAGAATTAATATTTGGGTTGAATCCTCATTTACCCGACATAACGTGCATTTAACTTCGGTGTTATCGTGGAGAAATTTTGCTGATGTCATTGTTTACATCTTGATCAATCGAACGTAAGTAGATGATCACAGATGATCACCAGTTTTACGTGTAataattctttaaaaaaataagtatAAACCAATGTTGCACCCATGTTTCTACAGAAACTCATGCCTTTTTCAGTGCAAGCGTTAAGCGTCAAACCTCaaatgtttggtgaccaaacatatATTGTTCTTTGGCCACCTTATTATGAAATTataatttgtgataatcctgaTTAGCGTAAAGTGATATTTTGCCGGCAGGTAGCAGAGGAAGTGAGAGTTTTCTCTCTCAGATTAGCGCTACCATTTCTACTTTGGACCTGAAAAGTTTAAGCGATTCAGTTGTCCCCGAGAAAATGACAGGAATTGAGAGGCTCAGGAGAAATGAGCCACCATTCTTTATAAGGAATAGCAACGAAGACCAATTTTGTTAAggcatgggcgtagccaggatttttcaaaaggggggggggggggggggtggtcacCAATACCTCAGCACTTCAGTAGTCTGTATGTGTTTGAAacgcttcttttgttttccattgTCTTGATTGTATCGCTGAAGTTTTTCGTATCTATATTTTATACGCTCTCTGTTACTGTTCAGAATTCTTTGTTCCTATGAAGAGAAATCCCTTTGGGTTCCTACTCAAGTTGTCACCTCTCTTGGGACTGTTATCGATTTGTCTTTCTGCATATTTTGTGAATGTCCTGTCCGATTAGTTATATTTCCTTTTGAATCCGGAGCGTACCGCTATTCGCCAGGTTTGTAAACTTCCTATCGTTAATTTTAATCGCTTATTAGCTGTGTAGGATCTTTATTCAGGTTCATGATTAGTTGCGCTAATTGGAATTCACAAGTTTTGCTGACGCCCAAATGCCTTACTAAAATATTTTCGGGAGCATAATCTTGTGCATATTGACGCTTTTCCTTTGTGGAAATTTCTTCTTAGACGCCTCCAATTCTGCTTGTGGCGGTTGTATTGATTTTGAGGGTTAAAGTGCCCAGAACCCCcaaattttttttcactaaaatgaatctttgcacctgttcgaaacgcattgcggccattttataggcttcgaaagttgcgaaaatccaagcatcttttattcacgaccgagtcagaaggggagtgggtctattcctgttttgactTGACAATCTACttttcatgcatttttacaaagagttaatgcaatgtaaatcagtttgtgacgtcaaatcaggaatttacccactccccttctgactcggtcgtgaacaaaagatgcttcgATTATCGctactttcgaagcctataaaatggcaggatttgttagaaaaaaggaaaaaatggccgcaatgcgttttgaacaggtgcaaagattcattttagcgaaaaaaatattttggggttatgggcacttcaGGTTTTTCACCAAAATTGCTTAGCATCCTCGCCGGGCATTGAGCCATTGTTTTCATTAATCGGATTAATGAGTTTATATTGTGCAGTAACCTGGCTTTTTTGCCTTCGTGTTTGCTACGATGCTTTGTCAATGTCGTTCTAGATACATTTTTCTTTAGTTTAGCCATGTACTCTCTTtagagtttgtttgtttgtttgtttgtttttttattttttgccctCTACTAGTTCGTTAAATGATTTGGGCTAGTGGTCCGGTTTATTCACccttgggtttttttttctgttaaggTATACTCACGGAGTATTGACGTTCATGAATCATGCTTTGAGAGCATGGCCTAGGCGAACTTGATAATCACCCTCGGTGGGTTTGTGGTGTGTCCTGCACACCCTCTAGCCTATATTTTATGCTGTATGTTTTCATTTTGAGCTGCACAGATTAGGGGTCTTTGTTAGTCATTCTCGATCGCTGTGTTATTTTACGTTTAGTGCGTTGATATTAAACGTTAGCTTGGCCTTGTTGCCCTCGCGTTTTCGACGATAATTTCTCAATGTTGTTCTTGATTTATACGTCATTAGCTTAGCCATGTATACGCTTTATAGTTTTAAGTATTGTTACCCCTGACGAGTTATGTCTCAATATGCATTCATCTCCATGTCTGATGTTTTTGATAGCCGCTGGGCTACTGAGTGGCCCTTGATATTCACCTTTGGATTTGTTGTGTCTACTTCTAATATTGATGTTCATGACCAATGCGTTTATAGTATGGTCTACAGGCCCTTGATAATCGCCCTTGGTGGGTTTGTTGTGTCTAAGTACATATGGACATATAAAGTATTGATGTTCATGAACAATGTGTTTAAGCATGGACTGAAGGCCATTGATAATCACCCTGGGTTGGTTTGTTGTGTCCAGCAGGTACACATGAAGTATTGATGTTTATGAACAATGCGCCAATAGCATGGGTTAAAGGCCGTTGATAATCGCCCTTGGTGGGTTTGTTGTGTCCAGCAGATACACACGAGGTATTGATGTCCATGAACAATGCGTCTATGGCCTTAAGGCCCTTGATAATCACCCTCGGTGGGTTTGTTGTGTCCAGATACACATGAAGTATTGATGTTCATGAACAATGTGTTTATAGCATGGACTGAGGGCCCTTGATAATCACCTTCGGTGGGTTTGTTGTGTCCAGGTACACACGAAGCATTGATGTTCATGAACTATGCTATTATAGCACGGGATTCAGGCCCTTGCGAGATCATGTGGGCTAAAGGTCCTTAATAGTCACCCTTGTTGGGCTTTTCGTGCCTAGGTAAGTACTTATGTCCTTCTATTATCCTTTCATTGCAATTGCTTAAGGCATTGATTATTCCACTTATGGGTTCCCTGTTTTAGTCTGTTATTATTATCTGCATGCTTTTCTCCAGAGTCTTCCTTTGTTCATGCTGCGGTctatttattcattattatttattattttgccGTATCTTGCTTGATTCCTTTTCGATTTTTTAGTCATTTTTTACACAGGGTTCTGGTCGACATCTTTGCCGTTTTCTCAAGAAGTCGTTTCCATGACTGAAAAGCTTGATTGGCAGTTCTCGCCAGGTACTAAAGGttaaagtttttttaatatcattgcaaatatctttgtaaatagattcTCCATTTTTCTTATCTGTAGGCTTTTATCTTAATTGTTGTAATTTCTattcactgtttttgtttttagaggGCCACTAGGGATAATACTTTTATAGTAATAGGTGTTACCctctttaattattattattattattattattattattattattattattattattattattattattattattactactggttttcgattggattgcaggctcaactcagGTTAACTCATCCAAACATAACTTCATTTTTCCGGCGCGCGCTTTCTGtcgctcgacgcggctacacgacCATACCACATCAACTATAgctcttacacagtcaacgcttttcgtgttcatgtataaaatggtttggaaaatgttttctttctgcatttttcgctggtttcaatccagtttgacatatcatgatggTTGCGGttcacactggcggctacgcagttattcaagtcaagcatcaagcataaacttaaagctgagtgtttatttttaacttgtttacAGCTATTGTATTGCAATtcttggcatatctttagaagctctgataaggttacatgatgcctggaggacctatgactagaacagaaacgaaaggagagcgaaagagaacggcaacgataaaacagaatactagtaatagctcatacttagacTAGATTTACACTAGAGGAAATTGTTCCGGATTCGTTAATGTTTCCGGATTCATCAAATTTAGAGTATTCGGATTCGTAAGCGTTTGCACTGAAAGGATATTCGGATTCCTGACCGTTTACACACAACGACAACTCCCGCGGGGAACATTCGTGATGGAATGGTTACCAAGCTCAGTGTTCCATGAAGGTAGGGTGGGACATTCTGAAATTATCTTTCCATTCGCTGGCTACCGTGGAATTATCCATCATATTGTCCCACCAGGCACTTGTTCGACCTGGCCTAACCCAAAACCGTCTCGGTCTTTGATCCTGCCATCTACGTCATTGGGGATGAAGTATGGCTGACGTTAAACTTCCTTGCGATAATAATTTGCGTTTCCTCAGAAATATTTCGGTACACATAATAAAATTTATCGCCTGAACCTGCAACAAGATTAGGCAACCGGAGATCGCAGgcggaaaaatatccggattcgagATCAAAATCGTTACACGACAAaactttccggattcaaaagtTTTCGGATTCAAAGTTCCCACTTTAGATTCCGGATTCAAAATCTCCGGGAGACACGACCAAACCGGGAAGGTTTTATGTCGGATTCGTCCACATTTGTGTAAACGGCAAAACTAATCCGGTACTAAAACGTTCCGGATTCATCACGAATCCGGATCAATTTCCTCTAGTGTAAACCTAGTCTTAgtgcaagaagttactccacaaattctttcctagggcactaaaccgtttgttattttctgaaaacacaagttagtAAAATTTCCCCCAAATTTTACTAACCGTATTTATAACATAAggcaaattttcttgtcaatatcgaggcacatcgaagaccagttgggcaaacggattaaaaagcactcaaGTTGTTCCATCGccttttagagcaaaacaaacaaacaaattaactttttctttatgtccaaaatagtacagatgattgttatttacttccAGCTGACCATAAAAAAtggattttcattcctgaacaaaggagaAACCGATTAAAcctctttttgaaaataacaaacggtttagtgccctaGGAAAGAATTTGTTGAGTAACCTCTTGCGCTGAGTATGAGCTATCACTGGTATTCTCTTTTGTCGTTGCCGTTCTCTtttgctctcctttcgtttctgttctagtcctaggtcctccaggcatcatgtggggtctcatgtaaccttatcagagcttctaaagatatgccaaaaattgcaatacagaggaaaaagcagctttaagcaaattaaaaataaaaactcagcattaagtttatatcccttcgatgcttgacttgaataactgcgtagcccccagtgtggaccacagctatcatgatatctcAAAGTGGATTAAAACCAGCGAAAACTGCAGAAAGAAGACATTCTCTAAACCGTTTTCTAcatgaacacgaaaagcgttgactgtgtaagaactatagttgacgcaGTATGGCCGTGTAGTCCGTCGAGagacagaaagcgcgcgaaaaatgaaacctggtttatgtttaggtgagttaacctgagttgagcttgcaatccaatcgaaaaccagtacccaGTCatcggtcaacttaaaaaaagaatgctttaagtttatatccctccgatgcttgacttgaataactgcgtagccgctagtgtggaccacagctatcatgatgtCTCAAAGTGGattaaaaccagcgaaaaatgcagaaagaaaacattttccaaaccgttttccacctgaacacgaaaagcgttgactc containing:
- the LOC138008921 gene encoding adenosine receptor A3-like, with the protein product MKNQSAGNFTGQMALKFLNDPSKSEGIVWCCILALETVLIAVGNLLVVVLFALYKKLRKKSLFIVINLAFADLLGGLQVPWDIYLYLGPQVNLWAPPSNDGLYIFQNIFFYGFLLASIIFAALISGERLHAIRYPLRHRNIAVREYCVVLFISWALALVISTVFTVLLFISSIKLAFNFLMSFFLMALLIVCCCNISIWRSFKRRNIHFPQVEQKKSQRLTKTLIMVSLMTACSWFPLIIFTYCVPNEEAIDFTIVTSTVFHAFWMVYSLSVANSFLNPIIYALRIPAFRQVLSLSCLRRLKTAKIQQDQGRQDAKGAALIFTDRLPKLELEAICQDLLPAHNEECYETKL